The sequence AGCTAGATGAAATTGTTTATAATATTTCCTGTATGAAACCCAGGGTCTGTGTGGTCCTCTCCTCTGCTATTGCACAAGTAAAAAGGGGGAGGCAGGGGGCTTGCGAGACGCATTCCTTTGCAAGAAGCTCACATCTGCAACCCACTGCTCCAATTTTCAGcgcagaaaaacaaatctgttcCCTTTTAGCCATAAACAGAGGAGGGGAAACCTCTATGATAACTGCACTGGCGTGAAGGGTTTTCACTTAAAAGTTCTCGCTAATtgtcgctcccccccccccccccctccctctcctgctcctcattCTGCCGAGTTTTTAAGCCCTGATTGATagaagagaatgggagagaataGTATTTTCTGGCCCGTTTCACCCCAATTGTGTCAGATTGGCCATGCAGTGGCCCAGTGTCTTTCCAGGCTGAAGATTGTTCACGCACTGGGGCCTATCAATAGAGAGAGGTTTCAGCATCAATATATTTTACAGCTCTCCCCTTTCACACCACACTTGAAAACTACCAATAGCTCAGGCTTTCCTGGCATTGAAATGGTAACTAACTtgatttggggggaaaaaaagcaccCAGGctgccttggattttttttttttttttctcaaagcaGGCCTGCCCCCCCTGAGAGACTGTGCCAGTTTTGCACAAGCAGTTCCACAAACCAGATGGATGCCTGACCTGATATCTATTCCAAGACTTCAAGTATTAGGGATAGTTGCTGGCAAATCTTTAAATttaatatgtatgtataataTATCTACAACATGTTTCTATCTATGCGTCTATatatctatgtatgtatgtgtgtatgtatgtatgtatgtatgtatgtgtgtatgtatgtatgtatgtatgtgtgtatgtatgtatgtgtgtatgtatgtatgtatgtatgtgtgtatgtatgtatttatctatatacatacatacatacatacatacatacatatttctctctctctgtacagaTATATAGATGGATTATTCATCATGTGAATAACTGTCACTACAGTGCTGCCACTTACAACAAAGGTGTTTTCCCTCttattaaatattacatttatattttaaagcACTTATAGTCCACACTATCACATcacacagctgtcagtcatgttGAATCAGCTCCTCTCTGGTtggtctacctctctctccgggatgctctgtgtgtatttttgtctcCACCTGGTGTTCAGGCCGCTGCAGACTAAGACTACTGACAACTGACCAACTAGCTGTCCTGCACAAACATCATGAAAAAACAAGAGGAAGGATGGGCATTATCCTAAAAATcagtttattgtattttcaacTCAAAATCATTGAGATCCTTTCAGAGACAAAGAGTAACAGGGATAATGTGAAAAGAAACAAccgaagaagaaggagaagaaactgCGTGTCATGGCAGCCATTTCCTGAAACATCAGCTCCACAGGATGACAACAGAAATCACAATTGGtctataattattattgaaagTCACACTCATACACAGCAAAGAGTTTGCTTTATGGCTCCGGTTCCACCCATTAATATTGTCTCACTGAACACACATGACAGGTTATAGTAGCTATAACAAAGAAAAGAAGTACTTATTGCAACTCTTCCTGCCTTTCGTATCACTGTAATGTTACGAATGGACTGTGCATCTATCACAGGACAAGAACCACTGTATTGAAAAACCATGTtgcctctgttttcattcagcagtggtgcGGTACTGACAGCAAGAAAATTACCACCACGCCAAGAGAAAAAGTTAAAGTTTAGCCTAAATTTCCtctaaaacaaaacagtgtAGTCTTAATATTTAGAATGCAATattttttatcatgataaagtaagcaaagaaaaacatttttggcaCTAGAACCGTAATAGAAACCAAAATATGTGGAACCAAAAGCTCAAATATGTGGAACCAAAGAtccaaatcccccccccccccggcacCACTGCTACATAAAaccagaggaaacactggcaAAAAACGTAGTGTATATGAATGTAATACAAACAACAACGACACCCCCTCTTCTTCATTCCCCCACAGCTTCACTTTAGTTTGGCTAGAGGACGACGAGTCAGACAAAATACCAAGTACACGGTTTGCTCATAATGACTGCGTGCTGACTAACGCTACGACCAGCACTCTCAGCCGAAGGACGACGTTTGCAAAGACACCACTTGACATATCACATCGGCTGAACGACACGAAAAAACCACCAGCACAACACAGCACCACTGAGACGGAGGGCGCGATGAGATAGAgggcaggtcagaggtcaaaggtcatatGACGGTCGGCACCACAACTTCAAACCAAGACCCGGTGAGTCGATGGACACGGACTGAATAAAGGCCCGCTGCCGACGGTATAGGCAAACAGCGGATACATTTACATCTTATACAACATAAATACTCGTATGTGGGCTCGTAGTTTGTATTATACACACTGCGATTACACAGTTTGACATACTTGTGCCATTTCCTTTACGCTGGCTGGAATGTTTTCAACAGAGGCTTTGGCATACGACTTCTAAAGCGTTTACATTTCTCTGTACTCCCTTGCAGCTTCCGTTGCTTAGCCACTGGATGCAGGGCGCACATGGGTTTACTCCCTATATAGTTGAGATTTATATATATTACGTTAAATTCAGGAGCATGGTAAATGTACACACTTAACtgtaaatatttacatttacattagtGGTTGGAGAGATCTTCTTGTAACCCAGAGGTCATAAATTTGATCCCTGCAACACCTAAAatgtccatcagcagccatgtgtcctgtcaaagtgtcctaaACTCCTACCTGTTCTCAAATTGTGTGTCGATTTAACTAAGAGTCAGCTACAACAGCTAAAACAGAAATTTAgagcaacaaacaaacaaggtcTGTCTTTGTAGAAAGCAGCTTACAGATCTTGGAGCTGTAGAGAAGACAACCTTGTAAAGACGTCCGAGGCACACTGAAGTAGGgaaaaggctaaaaagcctttattatgaTATGTCTAGGAAAAGATAAAAGCTACCAATGCTTTTCAGCTCACAGGGAGCTTTCGTCAGGGTCCCAAGATTAGTAAGCTACTCACTACAAAGACCGACCTCCTTGTTTGTTGCTCTGCATGTCTATTGCTTATTCCAAAGATtatgtgattttgcatgtgGAATATAAATGACCCCAGGAAGCGCtccatcatttcatttttccttaCAGAAATTTACCATTTTCCCACATTTATCATAACATATGTATTCCACATATTCCTAATGCAGATCAGAGGTTTGAGAACCATgatgtgtatgcaggttttcattccaaccaaacactacagcagctcatctCACTGATTAGGTTTTCTTCTGTGGTTGAAGGTGTTagttagtgaaatcagctgctgtagtgtttggatggaatgaaaacctgcacacacacatggctctGGACAGCTCATGGCTGGAGACCACTGCTACATCATACGTTGTAGTATCACTAGTCACGTGAGGTACatggggaaggggagggagggattggaccagattggagttttagttctacaaacatttggaggcagaaataatctcattggttcaGTTAAACCTCAACGAGCAAAGAACCCCAAgtgctagttagctaactggcaaacttaaATAGCAAAGAATgaactataaataaaaaaatatatatggcagtgtttgcttttttcattcattcgtgaccatggcattcatgatcttggaaggtcagcatgctagctaactagcttacctagatagctgtaGGCTAGTATGGAACATTTGATGttggtcagctaggctaactagctaaccttgATAACTGTTCAGTTAGCAgcaagagcgctaggcttcattatccctttgcctttttcactgggcttcagtctaatgttagcCAGAGaaactgtggctctttggctccgcccactgaagtttaactcaaccaatgagattatttctgcctccagagcagctctgcctccgagaaatgtttgtagaactaaaactccaatgtGCAGGAATTTAGAGTTGGCCAGATCACATGAGGCTGCAGTTCTCCGTCTGCTTTTTGAGGTCTTCCAGCGTGGCCTGGGCTTTGTCCTTCAGCTGGTCGATGTCCACGTTCTGGATGTTGGTCAGCTGGCCCAGCACGGACTGCTtgtgctcctcctcctggttGTCCTCAGCGATCATCTTGGCCAGCTCTGTGGGCAGCTCCACATCGTCCCCCGCCTGCTGGATCTGGGTCTCGTCCAGCTCGTTCtgagatggacacacacatcagtAAAAGGccaggagaaaagagggagcaCAAGTTAAGACCAAAGGGGGAAgatcatgaaataaaaaattgaCTATTTCCCCGCAAGATTAATAGAAATGTTAACAAAGGATGTGTTGGCGTTTCAAAGGCAGTGACCCTGTTgtagacatttttttatttgtgtctttAGTTCTCTTTACAAAGGCAGACCAGGATCAGCTGTCGGTTTACCTTTGGTAGTCTGTATTTCTCTCGGAAGTGACTTCTGACTGTAGCTCTCTCAGCTTTCTTCTGGGCAAAATTAGCTTCTCGTTCTTGCCtgggggaaaggaggaaaaacattcatttttggCAGAATATTCAAGATGCCTTTGGACATACAAATTTAGATACTCTCAGCTTCCAACCAAAGCCGATAGCAAGTGTCTCTTTTAATCAGCTGTCCACCTCTTCAGTTGTAATAAGGTTTAAATTGGCAACACACTTACTCCTTCAAGTTCCACGCATTTAAGAAAGCATTGATATtcaactacacacacattcaaacctgaAAATGAAGAAAGTCATTGTTCATCATTGCTATGTGCAGTTTCATCTGTACTTAAGGAGAATCCACATCATCAGAAAGGCTCCTGCTGGATTTGAGCCTCATCCAGCATCAGCAATATCAGCCTTGTTAAAGAGGATGGGGAGCCTAGCATTACCAGCTCCACTCTAACTCTATCTCCAGAGTCTGGGGCCAGCAGAAGGTGGGTGAGCAGCAGTGATGCCCAGGGGAGGGAAGCCGGAAGAGACCCCAGATGCAGCATGCTGCCGGTCCAGTGCTCCTGCGAGGGATTTCAATCATCTGGGGATGTGGACTACTAGCAGTAGCCTACTAACTGCAGACTGACTACCACTCACCCACTTCCACAGCTGCCAGCCCATCCCACACACAGCCTGGCCTCACCTCACTTGGCTCTGCAGTCTTATGGTCTGTCTGCCTAGCTGTGCTCATATTAAATGTCTCACTTTGGTGGGATGTGTTCATGTTTTTAGCCTGCAAACCCTTGAAAGAGTTCATGAACCGTCATTATAAAACAGGTCATCTAAGCCAAGCAATCTAACTGGTCAAAGAAGCATTCCAACTGTgttgataattcccataaagcacagcTACAGCTCGCcatattttattgtttgctATGTCAACTCTCAAGGTAACCACGGACTTGAACAATCTTTCTTGATTTCTcctgttttattcttatgtattatatgtatcctactataaaatcctactataaaatgaggaaaactctgtccttctgtctgtctgcatccattttgctcctcaatgggttggccaatcaatctgaaactgcacatgggcattgagcattggcataggcagggactgacgaagacgatttttccattttcccaaatttaagCTGTTTATTagcatttttggcaagtctgcgcggagttgtggcacgcgcatccccgggtatggactactacttaaaaaaaaacttttcagacagtgCACATGCATTGCAACTGTTGTAtcgtacccataatcacagtaaatattGTCCTTTtgggtattattgctataaGGACCAATATCATCTGCCCCATGTATCCAGGGGTGACATCACTCTCTTGCTACTAGTTTAAAAATGACACTGGCAGTGCACAGGAACCATGCCAGTGGGACCCTGATGATATTGTTTTTGTGTCCATGGTTGGAATTTTCAGTAAGAAATTTTAGCTGTTTATAATGATCAAAAACAAGAGTCATAAAAAGAGCCTGAATGTTGGTGATGACTACAGACTCCTAAGAGTTGCTAATGATGGAAGTGGTTTATGTATGAACTCACATGGAAATACGTAATGGTTCCCATggggggtctgtggtctaatgcaTATCGATCTGGAGTTCCTCAACATGAAAAGGTTCCTGTACTAAAAAGCAAAAATGTTCCACCAAAGTAAATGATCACTTTGATGGGTACATCACAAGAAGTTAtaccatgcacatacacatggaAAAACATCATTCATATTTTACTGGTGTCCATCTTTGTCAATACCCCTTTAAATATAAATTAGAAAGCAACCAGTTCTGACAAGCTGTGATTCTACATTCTACATGCAAGGGATGAACTGAAGATGAAGATTATTAACATATCCATCTTGAGGAAACACAATATTaactgaagttcatcattcaaactCTCTAAAATATTGAGGATCCAGTGTGCAAAATCATTGTTAAAGAGTAGGAGTGACTTTTTGGaagtggtggatatctcatttttaaaattaaactCTTCAAATTCACTCTTGTAAACAGTCCAAACTATGTGATGcctccagcagagggcaggcaATGGACTGCTGGCACTGTTCTCTCTGGTCAACATCACTGAAATGTTTATGGCTGTAGTGTAGTTTTACAATTGTCTGTAGTACACATTTTGCCTTGTTAAATTTCCTGCAATGCCTATGAGTCATATGAGTCAACAAGATGGCATTATGCTTAAACAGCTTGCAATGGCCTGTAGCCAAACATCGCCCTTATGATAAAAGACCAAATGTGATTACAGTCAATGAATGCCATGAAGAGAGCAAGAAGAGAGGTGGTTATGCTAAAATAAACACCAAAGACAGATAAAAGCAAAGCCACAGCCATAGAGGTGACATTGTACGACTGGAACGATCAAGTCAGCCGCATAATCTACAGGCTTAGGGACGCCCGAGGACCACGGGTTTGCAAAGTGTTTGTACCCCATGTGCCAGAGGAAGGTCATTCTATCTGGAGATACAGTATCTGTGGCGCTGTCTGTGTGAGCCAGAGTTCACTACGCATTAACATGAGTGTGCCATTGGTCGCTCACTTGCGACCAATGGCAGAGAGACGAGCCTTGTGTCTTCTCCTCTCAAGGGCATCGGATGACCAGGGTTGTCAGTGTGGCCCGGGTGTTGGGGGTGATAAAATGACTCCATGTGACATGCCAGTGtgaacagcccccccccccccaactctaTTCTCCTTTAATCTGAGCAGTATGGTCTTCCCAGTGATCTATGCTCCTGGTTTAGTACCTCTGCTTAATAACTCACTTCCACTGAAGGTCACTGTGTGACGACGCAGCGTTCATGTCACAACCGGCTGTAAGTAGAAGAGAGCGTCTCGCCATGCATCCTGTGGAGCTCATCGGTGGAGCATGGCATTaagcagggttaggggttcaattcccaatgAGGCCACCTATGCTTAAAATGTCTACCGTGAGACGCTTTGGTTAAAAGCGTTCATGAAATGGCATATATTAATGTTGATGTAAATAGGCTCTAAGGCCAGGGGGTCATGGGATCATTGGTGGAAGAACCTCCATCCTTGTGGGAAGCATAGACCATACAATGTGGCCGAAGATTCCTCCAGTTACAATAAAGTCATACATTTTGACACATATCATCAGAATCTAATATTTCCTGCCCAAATCTGAACGCATCTGAATCTTATCCCTCATATAACAATCGGGCTGAGGTCACATGGTCACTTACTCCGCGGCCAGGAGAATGAACATCTGATATGGAGTAAGGGGCTGTGCTCCAAGGGGAGGCATCACACTAATCAATAGTGAGGTGCTGTCTGTTGTGTGAACTCTGCTGGCCAAATGACCCTGTTGTTGTAAATGTCACTTTTAATTGCCCTCCGCTGCGCTCCGGAGACGAACAGCGCGAAGGGACGTGGGCAATACGGGATGGACAGTTGGAGAAGTCACACATGCAGCAGGTAAGGAATTGGGTTGACATTAAGTTGATGCATAAGCAATCTTAACAAGGCGTGCTGGAATTACACGTCTACTCCAAAATGAATATCAGTCTCAGTGATGTGGGGGAGGGAAAaacaacctatacccagttttcccaccttttcagactggcataaatctttatgatataaatAATTCACAGTAGACATCATAGTAAATAGTATGAGACTGATGTAAGTTAGcctatatgaggatagggtcgtTTAAGAGGAAAAATAATCAGTTAATGCTAATTGAtatttgtttctattggtggttgtttgccttatgctCATCGACTGGAtctcatagtttacccacctatttattttccactacatccctggttaGACTCATTCACTGAGCTACGCACACAGCAATAGGAACCTGTTTTCCTCAGGCATGAATCCCTCTACACATTTCCGCGGAAGTATTCTTCCAGGAATAATTCCAAATTAAAATCTGTCCTACATTATTTGCCAAAcctaagagacagagagctccCTGGGCGAGTGGAGCAGCTGTGCGTGGCGCGCTCACTGTTGTGGCACTGATGCGTAAAACAGCGCGCGGCGCACTGGGAGCGCTCACATAGATATTTACACACCACAACATCGATTAAATACAACATTTACACTGCATTCCTGacacatattcatattcattacGGAATGACAAGCTTCATTCATTTCcttacttttcctcctccaaCTGTTGCTGATATTGTTCAAATTCCTCTTGGGTCATCCCTTGCGCGGCGGCTTCTGATTTCTCTCCTTCGGATTTTTCCTCTGTCAGTCCGCCTGTCAGGTTCTTCAGCTGTCCTCCCACCatgtgtttaaccatgaaagcCATGGCTGAGCCTGGGAGAGTCCTCTATTTGACCGGCTGAGAAGTTGAAGGCTTGATGCGCTCTCGGATAGAGCGGTGGCGTTGGATAGATATCCGCCGAACGATGTTCAAACTCGATGTCTGGAAGTGTCACACAAGCGCATATAACTTTGAAAGGCTCGATGGGAGAGataaaaccagtaaaaaaaacaacaacagagtaTTATTAGAGATGGGAGTTTCAGCACCACTGGCGTTGGACAGCTCCGCGCCgtagaggatggagaggagcgGCACGGTTACGAGTCAACAAGTTTGGCGCTGAACTCTACCAATCCTGTGTTCCCGTCCACAGCCACCACTCCCTCCGCCCAATCCCAGGCACCGCCGGACTGAGTGTGCGCTTGCACGGCGCGCGTCCGCACCGTGGGCTACACGGGATCCCGTGATTCGCCGTCTGATtataactcactattgagtCAGACAGGACTCCGGCGGGGACAAAGCACACGTGACTAGCCTCTGTGGCTCCTGGCTGTTTTGGTGCCCCCGTCTCTCTTAGGGTCATTTGTGGCTTTAGCCCATACCACACAGTTTGTCAACACACAGACGGCTTCCCAAGCGCAAATTAGCCAAGTGGATTTCTCTAAACCCATATCTGAAATTCGGCTTATTTGGGTAACCACTTAGGGATGATAGGCAATtcgttttgggttttttttttttgctcacagTCGTTATCGTCTCCCATTAGGGTTTGTTTTGTATGAACGCGCTCATTTCCAGTGTGGAGGAGACCGAGAAGATGGAGCGTCTCTGCGGTGCGCGTGTAAACACGCATCTTTCAAATGGAGCAGACAGTTGTCTCCCGTGGGCGATCTGGTGTTTAATTGCAATGATGATATCCCTAtaaatattcctttaatattcctgtagggacttagCCTACAGTGCGTCTGTGGTACTAAAGTTGTACCAGAAAGTGAGTTGAGTGACCCTGTCCTACTTTAGGGgattttttatctcctatggtatcaccaaaatattcctataatattcctatggtgACTCATAGTGTGTCTGTAGTATTCAATAGTGGCTTTATAATGACATTATCTTATTTTGTCCCTTTTATTTCATTACTATATGGCATTTATTTTCGTATGGGTACACAGAAATTGTATGTTTGAGCTCACCTTCTGTCACTGAACCTCTAAACCCTCACAGTGACTGAGCTAGATGATTTATAAAAAGGGCGGGGTGCCTCTGGATGACACAGTAACATCATGTTCAGTCGGAAAGCTTCACTTCTAAAAATAcaggcctatatatatataagtgagGAATatttcaaatctctctctctctctttctctgtgtgagaTTCTCGAAATTCACAAAGTGTGAAAAGGAACTTTGATCACCACCAAGTCAACAACTTCAGCATCCTGATCCTCGCAGCAGTCTGACACCAAGCCTGGCCTACTTTTCCAGTCCCTGTGGatcaggagagacagagcatgTCTCAATGTCTTTTTGTCACAGGCTTAGTGAAGCCCTATAGCATACCTGGGTCTCTTTAAATCTCCCTCAAACTTCAAAGCTGCCACTATTGAATAGATTGAAACGTAACTTTGGTGAATACGATCAAACGTGTAATCTCTGtgaaattgaataaaaaaagaaagaatttgCCTAACCAGCATGTTTCAACATCAAATTATACCCTTTTGCTTTTAATATTCACACCCATGGGATCTGTTCCCAGCCTGGGTCTCACTCACTTTTTATGGATTATCACCGAGCTCCTGACTACAGGTGTTCTTGCGGTGATGCAGAGGGAGGTTTTAATC is a genomic window of Centroberyx gerrardi isolate f3 chromosome 1, fCenGer3.hap1.cur.20231027, whole genome shotgun sequence containing:
- the cplx3b gene encoding complexin-3b, with the protein product MAFMVKHMVGGQLKNLTGGLTEEKSEGEKSEAAAQGMTQEEFEQYQQQLEEEKQEREANFAQKKAERATVRSHFREKYRLPKNELDETQIQQAGDDVELPTELAKMIAEDNQEEEHKQSVLGQLTNIQNVDIDQLKDKAQATLEDLKKQTENCSLM